Genomic DNA from Gorilla gorilla gorilla isolate KB3781 chromosome 13, NHGRI_mGorGor1-v2.1_pri, whole genome shotgun sequence:
CCAGGAGCATAAGGTTCAAAGTATCACTGAACCACAGCCAGACAAAGCCAGGCTCAGCAGTGTGGGAGGCAGCCTCCAGAGGGCCCTTCAGATCCTGAAGTCCAGCCCTTTGTGGTGGAGGATAATGGGCCCGCCAAGGCTCCCTGGGAACACTCCCTGAAGCCAcgctgctgtgtgccaggccccgCCGGGTGGGGGCCACTGCTGAGAAGCAGACAGGCCAGGCCCACTCTGACAGCTCTTCTTCCCTGTATGGAGGTCTCGTGTATTCCCACGAATTTCTGAGTTGGTTGTTTGGTTTATGGAAACCAGCAAGCTCGGCCTGGGGTCTCACCAACAACCCACGGGGAAGAAAATCTCCAGATGGCAGCAGTGGGGACGGCTCCTCTCCAGGCTTGCTGGGTAAGGTGGCCCTAGGATACCTGCTGATGTTGATGAACACAGCTGTTTCCTTCATCTTCTGGAAGAAGTCCTTGTTGCAGAGTCCCTCAGTTGCAGGTGTTAAGGAGCAGGTCACGACGATGAAATCAGATTGGGCAGCCAGCTCAGGGGTAGACACTGAGGgagggcaagactccatcaggCACTGAGTCCCAGGCTAGGGACAACCAGATGGCGGGAGACCAGCCCCTTGCTCCCGACTCCCTAACAGAAACTCCCAAGATGCTTCCTGAAGGCCAAGTCTCTACCTGGACAACTCTCATGAGTGCACAAAGTCAAATCACACACAGTGGGATCTGGACCACTCTGGCTTTAACTACCTTCAGGGCCCAAAGTGCCCAGGGGCGTGGGGAATGCTTGAGATCCAGCCTGCCATCTGCTCACCAGGCTGTGGACCCGCCAGGCCCTGGACTAAGGGGCGCACACAAAGGCTAGGGTACTGCTTGCCAGTTTATGAAGGAAAAGACAGTGAAAGTGCCCAGCCCTTCCTCACACCCACCACCATCCCCACTGCTCCGCCCACAATGGGGAATGGTAACAAAGGACTCTGAAAGACGGGAGCCCTGGACTGCTCTGCTGGCTCGGAGAGGACCTGGGTAAGTCCCTGTGCCCCCTGAGTGGGCCCGTGTCCAGGGGCAGGTAGATTAAACATCTACCAGACACAGCAGCCCCTGGACATGCCTGGAGCTCCTGCCCTCTGCCCGAAAATGCCACCATTGAGAGAAAATACAGCCTCTCAACTGGGCAGATAGGCTCCTGTGGAAATCAAGGCTTCACTTACCAAACTCTGCCTGGAATTCCGCTGCTTCCTCAGGCCTGGGCTGGCGCCCTGTGTACAGAAATCTCTGGACACCGAATGGTTTCAGACGCCGAGCAATGGCCTGGCCTAGAGCAAGGAGAGTCCATGTCTCGTTCCCAGTCCCCCAAAGGGTAGGGACACCACCCAGCATCTCCGGAACAGCGGCCCTCAGGGCAGACCCTTTTCATCAGCACAGCCCGAGTTGCCTGCTCCTGTCTCCTCCAAAGCAGGTGGGGGGCTGGCTGCCCCACTGTAACTAGCCCCCAGCCAGCCCACACTGCCCCAGGGATCTGGAGACAGCACCTCAGCTCCCCTGAGGCTGTGACTGGCTGATGCTGTCCTCACATGGTCCAAGCCATCTGGAAAGCCACTCAGGTTTTTCCTAACCTCTGAGAACTGGAGAGGTTTTCACAAAGGAGATGCCTGGTCAAGCAGTCCCCTCCTTTGTCCTGGACCCTCTGCTTCTGTGAATGCAGTCTCAGACCCCATTTGACTTTTTGGTGGCACTGCCAAACTGCCAGCTCACCCCAAACTTACAATTTTCATGGAAGCTGCTGCTGAGACAGATTTATATAGTTGGATTTTCAGGCTCAGAACGTGCCCCAAAGCTGTTGGGTTCCTCCAAGCAACTCTCTAGTGAGAGGCAGGGCTATTCGTTGGCTAGACAGGTTCTCCACACTCTCCACCCTCACCCGCACCCCTGCACCAGGCAGGATGACAGAGAACCACCAATAGATAGCTGCTTGGCTAGGCCCAAGCCCTTCTGCCAGGCTTCTCCAAATAAGGGCCACTGGAAGAAAAGTGCCTCTGCCTCATCTGCAGAACTGCAGATCAACTCTGCCCACTGAGCCCTCCGGCCCGAGTTAGGGCTTTGTGAGTCACATACCTTCCAGAATGCAAGCCGGAGTAGGTGTCGGGGGAATGGGCTCTCTCACGGTAACCACTCCTAACGGCCCCAACACATTTGTAGTCTTCATCTGTTCTTCATGGAGCCGGAATCATGAAGCCCCCTGACCCTTAGGCAACTTGCTTTTATCACCTGGTGAGCTCTTAAGGAATCCTGCTTtggtttatttatgtatttgcctGTGTTTTACAAAGCTGTATCCCTCACTAGAGATACCTCCACTGCAAGCAAAGTGTCCTGACAGCATGTGGGTCTGCTCAGCCTTCAGACACGTGGTGCCAGGGATGCAAACCAAGCTGTGAGAGCCAGGGCGGGCAAGCGGGCAGGTGGGAGCCTCACCTATGCGCCCCAGCCCGACGATGCCGACAGTGCTCTGCGTGAGTCCATAGCCACACAGCCAGAGGGGCTTCCACGAGGTCCAGCCACCactgaggggagagagaggggcagGTGAGAGGCCCAGCCTTGGACCAAGATGGGGGCCGCTGAGAACCCGGCACCTCTGACTGTGGTCCAAGGTATAAACCCACCCTCCAGGTCAGGGACTGAGAGTGGGATGAGGCACTGCCACTCGGCGCTGCAGATGAGCAGCAGAAACGACTCCACCTTTAAAGCCACCAGAGACATAGAACTTGAGGGCGGGAAGGGGCCTTACTGGCTCTCATCCTgttttgcagatgggaaaacaaaccagaaagggtgacttgcctgaggtcacataaCCAGGGAAGAGTTGAGAGCAACAGGCTGCAAACTCAGGATTTACGATTCCAAAACAAGTTCTCTTGGCATTTTAGGGCAGCAACAAAGAGTACAGCCACAGGGCCCACCCTGCTGccctgggcaagagagggagccTGCCCTGAGCCACCTCCAGTAGATGTGCTGACTGCCCAGACAGGACAGTGAGCAGTACTCAGCACTGTCTACTCTGCTCCATGCCCCGTGCCGGGGCCCACGCTGCTGGCCATGCACTGTGAGAGCCTGCATTTGCACGCCTCCCACCTTGACTCAGGCCAGTCCCTCCATCTGCACATGGAATGcttcccccaactttttttttttttttttttttgagacagggtcttgctctgtcgcccagattggagtacagtgacatgatctcggttcactgcagcctctgcctcccaggttcaagcaatcctcccacctcagcctcccaagtagttgggactacaggcgtgtaacaccacgcctgcctaatttttgtattttttgtagagacagacttttgccatgttgcccaagctgttctccaactcctgaggctcaaacaatctgcccacctcggcctcccaaagtgctgggattacaggtgcgagccaccgtgcccggccaactctAACTCTTGATATACAGGCCGAAATCCCTGATCTGAAACCTTCAGGCTAGATTTTAAAACTGGCCTTTAGAAAGGCAGCATGGTGCACGTGGTAGATTCCACACTATCCTCTGCAGTGTCTGGGCAGCAGCCTGTTTTAAAAGTGTTACATCTGCAGCAAAACTTAGGAAAGTCACATTAAATGGGAGAAATAAAAGCCTTAAATAGTCTCCTGTTAGTATGAAAGAACTTTCAGCTGTCCGAGCTTTTTAGATTTTGGGATCTAAGGGATGGTGGACCTGCAGCTTTCAGGACTCAAGCGGACGCCCACCTGCTACTTATTCTGTGAAGCCCTCCCTGATCCACACTCTCCCTGCCAGCCCTCACCCACCAGCAGAACTTGTTTGTCCTCCCTCATCCTCTTCTCTCACCACTTCCCTTTCTGCCCTTATTGCAGCTCTGCTTTGTGCTTTATTTTAGCTGAGTCTCACTCAGTGGGGCACACCTGGGGTCAGGGACTATGCGTGGGCTGGACTGGCACAGTGATCAGGGTCCAGTGCTGAGCAGAGCCAACGTTCCTGCCAGgcattcacttatttttcttttttttttttttgagacggagtctcacaccgtcacctgggctggagtgcaatggtgtgatctcagctcactgcaacctctgtctcctgggttcacatgattctcctgcctcagcctcccaagtagctgggattacagggacccaccaccacaaccggctaattttttttgtatttttactagagacggagtttcactatgttggccagactggtctcgaactcctaacctcatgatccgctcactttggcctcccaaagtgctgggattacagccgtgagccaccgcacctggtctgcGTTCACTTACTTCTTCACTTCCTCGATGGCCTCCGGCAACCGGCGGCAGGTGGTAAGTAGCAGGGAGACTGCGAGTTCGGCGGTGGTATCTGTCAGGACATCTGGGGTGTAGCCAACTCGGATCCCACTACGAATCAAACATCTGGTGGTAACATCAGCCTCAACCACATTTACCAATGTCTACTGCTGGGACATTTCCATGGAGTTACTTTGCTCCCTCTTTGATCTGCCTGCCAGGAAGCTCAGAACTATAAATGAGCACTCAAAAACGGGCAGTCCTCATTCCTATTTAGATTATCTCCCACTTTGGAAGGATACGAAGATGGAAGATCAGGGTTCAGGGACTGAACAAGTAACTTAACCTTTCtgaatttcctcatctgaaacaGAAAGAATAATACCTGCCTTTGCTACTTCAAGGTATTGTTGTGGGGATCAAAAAAGATAATGAATGTGAAAGGTGCCACCTACACAGAAGTTACCCACTGTTTCTGACTGCTGGGGTTTATTGTAACTGACCTGTGCACATGTGGACAGATTCTATCATCAGCCACCTCACATTCTCCCCGAATGGCCGAGGGATATGAAGTAAAAACAAATCAAcagctcttctttctttctctcatagcCACCCCTCTCTCTAGGCCCCCTCCGGATCCCAAGCTGCAGTTACCGCTTCTTGATTTCATCCAAAGCCAAGTGGTCGACGCCCACAGACATGGTGCTGATGACTTTGAGATTGGCCCCTGTTGTGCAGAAAGTGCATTGTTAGTATCTTTCCTCGAGGAACTCAAAGCCACAGCACTGGGGACTATCATGGGGACACCGCTTATTATTGTTTTCTTAGAAAAAGAGGCTGACATCTCTGTTCTTCAGTTAAAACTCTGAATAATCCCCTTTGACAGCCTCAGACATTGCAGTTCAGGGAGGTTAAGTGGCCTGGCTCAGTCACAGGCAGAGCCGGGTTCACCTCAGGGCCTCTGCCACCAAGGCCCCGCTCTTACCCACTGGACTGTCCACCCAGCGAGGCCTCTGGTCTTCTTCAGCCACGCTGGGGCCTCCCCCATGGGCACCTCTGAGAGTGCCAAGAAGGTGGCTGGGACGTGACCCTCTCTACCCTCTCCTGCAAGCGGGACACCAGAAAGCTTCCAGGTCAAGGCCAGGGCATGGGGCGGCTCAGCACTGACTCACAAGGGTCCCTTCCCATCTGGCAGCCTCTGAGTCTGAACCTTTTCTCAAAACTGTCACAACAGCCTCACAGGGGGAGGTTTACCCTTCCATGGGCTGAGACCCATGGCTGCGGTTGCGGAAAGACAACCTGCTGGGGCTTGGCACTGAGCTAGTTCCTCCCTCATACTACGCACACACCCAGAAGGGGCAGGGTCTTGCTAGAGGTCACAGAGCAAGGTTGTGGCAGGGCTGGAGAACCCAGGGCCTTGGATGCACTTCCCGACACCCACAGTCTCCACACCGCGGTCTTTGCCCTCCCAGGGTCCCCCGCCAAGGGGTTCACAGCAGGAGGGAGGGGCAGTGCCTGTGCCAGAGCAAGCTATCTGCCCGCTCGGGCCTGGTATCGCAGGAAACGCCCTCAGAACCCAGACAGCACTGCAGAGCAGCCCAGGAGCCAGCAGCACAGGCTGAGGGGCCCACAGGGCCAAGCCACCCTCAAGTCCCCTGCCCACCCAGTGTGCACCTGCAGCATCCAGGATCCTCTTGTCCACGTGGTCGGAGAGGAGACAGAGCAGGCCGTGGGCCCCCGCCACACCTCGCTCTAGCTCCTTGGCGGGGATGGGCTCATCCGAGTCCCACTGCTCCACCTCACAGCTGCGGGGAAAGGGAGGCCCTCAGGAGAAGCAGGAGCCGCACACCTGTCCCCGCCCCTCCCAGCTGGGAATCCTGGCCTCTGATGGCCCTGGCCTCAGGCTGCCCGGGGCTGGCTGAGGGGAGGCAGGGTCAGGCAGGGGTGGTCTCAGAACTGTCCCGAGACAGCAGGTGACAGGTGAAGGGCTGAGAGGCCCCCGAGCAGAGCCTAAGCTGCAAGGGGGAAGGCATGGGGACAGCTCTCAGGTCAGCACAGAGAAGAGCTTTCCCACATTCACAGGGGCTGGGCGGCCAAGCAGGCAGCCAACTGCAGGGAAGGCCCGTGGGGGACAGGGTGTGCCTCAGGTGGGGGGCCTGGATTCAATGGCCTGTTGCATCTCTTCCTGTCCGTGGAGTCCATGAGATAGAAAACTCTCATAGTTGGACTGGGCCAGGAAAGATAAGGTCAAGGCCACCCAACGCTTCCACGGCAGCTCACAGCAACGGGATATTTGTCCCAGTGATGTACGGTGCCTCCTGGCCCTTGCCGTGGAATTCAGTACAGCCAGCACATGTGGAGCCTCTATGTGGCAGGACACAGGGTAGCTACTCGCACCTCCTGACTGAGCCCAGGGCACCGACCACCTTTCATCCACCTCCCCATGAGCAGGGTATAGTGTGAGCTACTGTTACCACGGGCGCGGTTGCTGCCTTCCACCTTCTCCTGCTCAGTACAAAGTGGGTCCTTGGCAAAGGTTTTGTTGCAGTGAACAAAATTTGAAAATCTCATATGCCCCTAGAACTGGCTGCTGAGGCTGGATTGCATCCTCTTCCTATCTAACACTGGAAACACAAACCTGATCAAATGCAGTGATCAGACAGCAGTCAGACACTTCTGAGTACAAGCCCCAGCTCCTCCACCTGGGAGCTGCGTGGCTTTGGGAAGAAACTTAACCCTAAGTCCAGCCTCCAGTTTTTAATCTGTGCAATGGGAATTATAATACTGACTTCACAGTGCTACCAGGATTAAAAGTTTATGTATATGAAGCACCTGGCAAGGTTGGCCCATAAAAAGGGTTCCATTTAGCAagggtgggccaggtgcagtggttcatgcctgtaatcacagcactttgggaggctgaggtgggaggatcccttcatacaggagttcaagaccagcctgggcaacacagtgagaccctcgtctctgaaaaaaattaaaaattagccaggcatggtggtgcatgcctgtagtagtcccagctacttgggaggctgaggtggaagtatctcttgagtccaggaggttgaggctgcagtgaggtataatggtgccactgcactccagcctggatgagagtgagaccctgtcttaaaaattaaAGGGTCCTCAGGCCAgtcatggtgactcacacctgtaatcccaacactttgggaggctgaggcaagaggattgcttgagcccaggaatttgagaccagcctgagcaacagagtgagacccccatctctacaaaaaaaaaatcagaaaattagccGGTGGTGATTGtttgcgactgtagtcccagctactcgggaggctcaggtgggagaactGATTGGGCCcaagaagtcgaggctgcagtaagccacgatcgatcgagccactgcactccagcctgtgcagcagagtgagactgtctcaaaaaaaaaaaaaaaaaaaaaagataagtaaatataaagaagaagagtCATCAAAGCCCCCTGCCAAACGTCCAAGGGGCCTGGTCAGTGACCGCCATGTCCCTGACCCCACATGTCCTGTGGGAGCGTGGAGAATTAGCCTGGACCTTGCCTCAGGGGCAATCTCCCCTCTCCGAAGCCGGAACTGCAGGTCCCAGCGTCGTCTTAAGAGGAGAAATGGGCCCCAGAGAACTTTCTCCGAGCCTCCCCAAAACTCCAAGCCTGCCCCAGCCTGCCACAAGGCCCAAACGCCCCGCCCGGCTCTCCGGTCCCCGGGACTGCCCTGCTCCCTCCTCCACGGGGCGCGAGGCTCTTACTCTGCCGCCCGGGCGAGCGCGACCCTACCCTCGGCGGGTATCCTGCGGGTGACGAACACCTTCATGAGTCGCACCGGTCTCATCCGCAGTGCAGCCGCCGACCCGGACCTGGCAGGACAGAAACTGGCCCGGGAATGTAGCTGGGCCGGGGCGGGGCCAGTCTGGAGTGGGCGGGGGAGACGTCGCGCGCGGCGTGCGCAGGGGGTGCGGCTTCGCGTGAGGGAGCGCGGGGTTGCGGCTGGGCGGTGACTGTGCGTGCTCGGGGAGTGACAGTGACAGTGACCCTACACAgtgtccttgtgtgtgtgtgtgtgtggggggggtgcgCCTCGTGCCACTGGGGAATCAGGGCCCCGGGGGAGAGGGGGCAGTATCCCGTCCAAGGCCTCATGGGAGCCCTGCCTTCTCTACACGCTCAGGGTCCTGTTTCCACAGGCTCAGGCCTTAAGAGACTGAAAGCCCCCACCTTCTGTCTCTTGGGTTGGCCCAGGGTAGAAACCCAGGTTCCAGGCTGTGAGGAAGTCCAGGACACACAGAGAGGTCATGTGTAGGTGTTCAGGCCAACAGCACAGCCAGGGGCCCAGCTGACAGCCACCGTCAATGACCAGAGGTATGAGTGAGGAAGCCTTCCGGTGACTCCAGGCCAACTCCCACCTGACTACAGCTAAAACCGCAAGAAAGAGCCTTTAGGAGAATCACTGGCTGAGCCCAGTCAACCCCGGAACCATAAGAGATGATAATGCACTGACTGCTGTTGCTCTAAGCCGTTCAATTTTGGAGTAATTCTTTATGCAGCAATAAATAAGTGATACGCTATGTGTGCGAAAGCCAGAAGCCATAAGAGTACAACTAATTCTCCATTGAAAAATTAACCGTACCATCCTGAATGCATCTGATCTTGGAAACTAAGCCTGGTTAGGGCTCGTATGGGAGACTGCCTGGAAATACCAGGTGCCTGGAAATACCAGGCTtatgtttatctttaaaaaaattaaaaaattaacaaaatcataAGACAACAAACCGGGAAAAATACCATATATTTGCaactcattttatagacaaggggTTAATTTCCTTATTGCACAAATAGTTcctaagacaaagatgcccagcTTATCTGAATAAGCAAAGGATATCAAAGGACagtttatagaaaaggaaatggcCTTTAAAtgtatggctgggcgcggtggctcatgcctgtaatgccagcactttcggagaccgaggcaggctgatcacttgaggtcagaagtttgagagcagcctggccaacatggtgaaactctgtctgtactgaATATACAAacattaggtgggcgtggtggcacatgcctgtaattccaactactcaggaggctgaggcaggagaattgctcgtgagtccaggagatggaggttgcagtgagccgagatcccatcactacactccagcctgggtgacagagtgagactccatctaaaacaaacaaaaaaaacaaaacaaacaaacaaacaaacaaacaaaagatgaaaAGTGCTCAACTTGACTCACAAAAGAACTGCATATTAAAATTACAGCAAGATaccaatgtaaaaaataatacattggGGAAACAGGTGCTTTCATACGttgctggtaggagtgtaaatcaGCAACTTCAATAAAAAAGTTTGGCAGTAGCTATCAAAATTTAGACTGCACATCTTTTTTGACCCAGAAATTTTGCTTTTAGGAATTTACCTTACAGACGTATTCACACATGTGCAAAATGCCATCTGCCAAAGGCTCTTCATTGTGGCATTGTTGGAATAGTAAAATATGGGAAACAACCTAAAGGTCCACTCACAGGGGACTGTTCATTACGTATGCTTCATTCCCGCAGTGAAATACTCTGCATCAATCAAAAGAGTGAGGCAGCCCTGTGCGTACCAATGTGGAATGATCTCCAAGATGTACTGTCCAGTGAGAAAACAGGGTGATGCAAAGTGCATATGTTACCATTTATAGGAGAAAGTATatgcctattctttttttttttttttgagacaggatctcagtctgttatctaggctggagtgcaatggtgcaatcttggctcactgcaacctccacctcctgtgctccaatgatcctcccacctcagcttcccaagcagctgggaccacaggcatgcgccaccacacccagctaattttttgtattttttgtagagacagggtttcattatgttgaccgggcttgtctcgaactcctggcctcaaagcgatccacttccaaagttctgggattacaggcgtgagccacgacacctggcCACCTATTTCTGTGTGTTAAATATCCCTGGAAAGATGTACAAGAAacatctttcttgtttctttgggaacaggccaggtgcagtggctcatggtttgtaattccagcactttgggaggctgagtcaggagcattgcttgagcccaggagtttgagacaagcctgggcaacatagcgagaccctgtctctacaaaaaaaaaaattttttttaattacccaggCGTactggtgtacacctgtagtcccagttacttgggaaactgaagtaggaagattgcttgagcctgggaggctggggctgcagtgaactgtgattgtgccactgcactccagcctgggcaacagactgagtgagaccctgtctctaacaaaaaaagaaaaagaaaaagaaaaaagaagaaactggggACAGTGGCTGCCTCTGGGGAGAAGACCTGGTGAAGTGGGACAGAGTAAGAGAGACACAATTTTCACCCTTTGGGAATTTGTATCTTGTGCATTTATTATCTactctcaaaataaagaaaacattcatttaaaaatagcacttggccaggcacagtggctcacgcctgtaatcccagcactttgggaggctgaggcgggtggatcacctgagcttaggagttcgagaccagcctggccaacatggtaaagccccgtctctactaaaaatacaaaaaaattaaccaggcttggtggcaggtgcccataatccaaactactcaggaggctgaggcaggataattgcttgaacccagggggtggaggttgcagcgagccaagatcacgccactttactccagcctgggcgacagagcgagactccgtctcaaaagaaaacaaaagacaaacaaacaaaaaaactctgtctcaaaaataaataaataaaataaaataaataaaaatagcatttggCGAGGTTTGGTGGctgattcctgtaatcccagcactttgggaggctaaagcaggaggactgcttgaggtcaggagttcaaggccagcatgggcaatatagggagGCTCCCCCACCCtgtctttacagaaaaatttaaaaattagctggttgtggtggctgagtcccggaaggctgaggcaggaggatcacttcagctcaggagttcaaggttacagtaagctatgattgcaccactgcactccagcctgggcaacagagtaagaagactctgtctcaataataataataacagtctcCAAAACACTTCTTTTCTTGCTGTCGTTTTGAGTCCTTGCACACTAAATAtcaattcccctgccttagctgTGGTCTTGCCCCTTCATCGCTCAGGTGTCTCCCAGGCGCGCTTCTATGCTGATGACTCTGGAGTGAGCAGCTCCAGCCCCCATCACCCAGCTTCAGAGCCATAAGCcgcctctctcctgcctcctccacctGAGCATCCTCAGGTATCTGGAACTCAACACCTGCCAAACCCAATTCATCCATCTTCTCCCCAATACCTCACCTGACACCTGCACCCCTCCCACATATCCATCAAAGGGACAGCCACCTCAAGCCAATGCCTAGAAGTCACCCCTCACTCATGTATTTCACCCCTCCCACTCCACAGGCTTGTATTGTGGTTGAGAGCTTGGGTCTGGAGCCAGGGTGCTGGGTGTGAATCCAAGCTCGGCCTCTTGGTAATGGTGTGACTCAAGCAAA
This window encodes:
- the GRHPR gene encoding glyoxylate reductase/hydroxypyruvate reductase, whose protein sequence is MRPVRLMKVFVTRRIPAEGRVALARAADCEVEQWDSDEPIPAKELERGVAGAHGLLCLLSDHVDKRILDAAGANLKVISTMSVGVDHLALDEIKKRGIRVGYTPDVLTDTTAELAVSLLLTTCRRLPEAIEEVKNGGWTSWKPLWLCGYGLTQSTVGIVGLGRIGQAIARRLKPFGVQRFLYTGRQPRPEEAAEFQAEFVSTPELAAQSDFIVVTCSLTPATEGLCNKDFFQKMKETAVFINISRGDVVNQDDLYQALASGKIAAAGLDVTSPEPLPTNHPLLTLKNCVILPHIGSATHRTRNTMSLLAANNLLAGLRGEPMPSELKL